A single genomic interval of Mucilaginibacter robiniae harbors:
- the lpdA gene encoding dihydrolipoyl dehydrogenase, protein MQYDVIVIGSGPGGYVAAIRCAQLGLKTACIEKYSTFGGTCLNVGCIPSKALLDSSEHYYNAAHTFKTHGINLENLQVDFAQMVNRKNEVVAQTTGGITFLFKKNKIDSYQGVGSFKNKNTVVVKKTDGSEETLTTKNVIIATGSKPSSLPFIKIDKQRIITSTEALNLPELPKHLVIIGGGVIGLELGSVYARLGVKVSVVEFMDAIIPTMDRSLSKELQKILQKLGVEFYLGHKVTGATSDGNEVTVTFDSPKGEKMELKGDYCMVGVGRVAYTDGLGLENIGITVEERGKKITVDEHLETTVKGVYAIGDVIRGAMLAHKAEDEGTFVAEIIAGQKPHINYNLIPGVVYTWPEVASVGYTEEQLKEKGVKYKSGSFPFKASGRARASMDTDGFVKVLADAATDEILGMHMIGPRAADMIAEGVVAMEYRASAEDVSRMSHAHPTYTEAIREACLAATENRAIHI, encoded by the coding sequence ATGCAATATGATGTTATCGTAATAGGTTCGGGTCCGGGCGGCTATGTAGCTGCTATCCGTTGTGCCCAGTTAGGTTTAAAAACAGCTTGTATTGAAAAATACAGCACTTTTGGCGGTACCTGCTTAAACGTGGGCTGTATTCCTTCTAAAGCACTGCTGGATTCATCTGAACATTATTACAATGCCGCGCATACCTTCAAAACTCACGGTATCAATCTGGAAAATTTGCAGGTTGATTTCGCACAGATGGTAAATCGCAAAAATGAAGTAGTAGCACAAACTACTGGTGGTATCACCTTCCTATTCAAGAAAAACAAGATTGATTCTTACCAGGGCGTAGGTTCGTTTAAAAATAAAAACACTGTTGTTGTTAAAAAAACTGACGGCAGCGAAGAAACGCTGACCACCAAAAACGTAATTATCGCTACAGGTTCTAAACCATCAAGCCTGCCTTTTATCAAAATAGATAAACAACGCATTATTACTTCAACTGAAGCATTAAACCTACCTGAACTGCCTAAGCACTTGGTGATCATTGGTGGTGGCGTTATTGGTTTAGAATTAGGTTCAGTTTATGCCCGTTTAGGTGTTAAAGTATCAGTAGTTGAATTTATGGATGCCATTATCCCGACTATGGATCGCAGCCTGAGCAAAGAATTGCAGAAAATACTGCAAAAACTAGGTGTGGAATTCTACTTGGGTCATAAAGTTACCGGCGCTACCAGCGATGGTAATGAGGTAACCGTAACTTTTGATAGCCCTAAAGGTGAAAAGATGGAGCTGAAAGGCGATTATTGCATGGTAGGTGTAGGTCGTGTGGCTTACACTGATGGTCTTGGCTTGGAAAATATTGGTATTACTGTTGAAGAGCGCGGTAAAAAAATCACAGTAGATGAGCATCTGGAAACTACTGTTAAAGGGGTGTATGCTATTGGTGATGTAATTCGTGGCGCTATGCTGGCTCACAAAGCAGAAGATGAAGGTACCTTTGTGGCTGAAATTATAGCTGGCCAGAAACCACACATCAATTATAACCTGATTCCGGGTGTAGTATATACCTGGCCAGAGGTTGCCAGCGTAGGTTACACCGAAGAGCAGTTAAAAGAAAAAGGTGTAAAATATAAATCAGGTTCGTTCCCATTCAAGGCTAGCGGCCGAGCCCGTGCCAGCATGGATACCGATGGTTTTGTAAAAGTTTTAGCTGACGCTGCGACTGACGAAATTTTAGGTATGCACATGATTGGTCCGCGTGCAGCGGACATGATTGCTGAAGGTGTAGTAGCTATGGAGTATCGCGCCAGTGCCGAAGATGTATCGCGCATGAGCCATGCTCACCCTACCTATACTGAAGCAATTCGTGAAGCCTGTTTAGCGGCTACCGAAAACAGAGCTATACATATTTAA
- a CDS encoding sterol desaturase family protein, with amino-acid sequence MNYIINIAIVLLTIAGMEALSWFIHKYLFHGPLWFIHKTHHQARHSWFELNDVFSLGFAALALWLMWKGHISLDYRFWIGTGISLYGTIYFIFHDWFIHNRFKSFKTTNNYLLGIRRAHKIHHKSTGKLPSEEFGLLLASKKYFRK; translated from the coding sequence ATGAATTATATCATCAATATAGCTATTGTATTGCTTACCATTGCAGGTATGGAAGCCTTGTCGTGGTTTATCCATAAATACCTGTTTCATGGTCCTTTGTGGTTTATTCACAAAACGCACCACCAAGCCCGACATAGCTGGTTTGAATTAAATGATGTATTTAGTTTAGGGTTTGCGGCATTAGCCTTGTGGCTGATGTGGAAAGGACATATTTCTTTAGATTACCGCTTCTGGATAGGAACTGGCATCAGTCTGTACGGTACTATCTATTTTATCTTTCACGATTGGTTTATTCACAATCGTTTTAAATCTTTTAAAACTACTAATAACTATTTGCTAGGCATTCGTCGGGCACACAAAATTCATCATAAATCAACAGGAAAGTTGCCGTCTGAGGAGTTTGGATTGTTGTTAGCAAGCAAAAAATATTTCAGGAAATAA
- a CDS encoding DHA2 family efflux MFS transporter permease subunit — MQPQSLVEYGPRRVIVTITAVFCALLEIIDTTIVNVALNDMRGNLGATLNEISWVITAYSLANVIIVPMTSWLSQQFGRRNYFAASVIIFTVCSFLCGNAHNIWELVVFRFIQGMGGGALLVTSQTIITESWPAEKRAMAQAIYTLGVIVGPTLGPPLGGYIVDNYAWPYIFYINIPVGIIATLLTLQYVRSPKYEAKRPISQVDWWGIALLTIGISSLQYVLEKGQEEDWYSSKLITVLTITAVLGIFSFIWRELKYAYPIVNLRVLKNGNLRIGVLLSFIMGFGLFGSTFVIPLYTQSLLGWTAQQSGMLQLPSTLFVAVMMPVVAQLIQRGVPQKYLIAIGMTVFFFYSYWSYTIITPDTSSSNFFWPLIVRGFGLGLLSVPVSTMSLSTLKGQEIGQGAAFSGMMRQLGGSFGVAIISTFVSRQTQVHRSNLALHLDYNSLNVQQRVAQMAASIQARGADMNRARQTAYAMLDGALTKQATLLSYMDVFLWVGVMFLLCVPVVLLFIKTSKAKVNMADAAH; from the coding sequence ATGCAACCTCAATCTTTAGTTGAATATGGCCCACGGCGAGTAATTGTTACGATTACAGCCGTTTTTTGCGCTTTGTTAGAAATTATAGATACTACTATCGTTAACGTAGCGCTGAACGATATGCGTGGTAACTTGGGCGCTACACTTAATGAAATCAGTTGGGTAATTACCGCTTACTCATTAGCCAACGTCATTATCGTACCCATGACCAGCTGGCTTTCACAGCAATTTGGCAGGCGTAATTACTTTGCAGCTTCGGTAATCATCTTTACGGTATGTTCATTTCTGTGCGGCAACGCTCATAATATATGGGAGCTGGTTGTTTTTCGATTTATACAAGGTATGGGTGGCGGCGCCTTGCTGGTAACCTCACAAACTATTATTACCGAAAGCTGGCCTGCCGAAAAGCGTGCTATGGCGCAAGCCATCTATACATTAGGGGTTATTGTTGGGCCTACATTGGGCCCACCATTAGGTGGTTACATTGTGGATAATTATGCATGGCCTTACATTTTCTATATTAACATTCCGGTAGGTATTATTGCCACATTGTTAACCCTGCAATATGTGCGTAGTCCAAAATATGAGGCTAAAAGACCCATCAGCCAGGTTGATTGGTGGGGTATAGCCTTGCTGACCATTGGTATATCATCATTACAATACGTACTGGAGAAAGGCCAGGAGGAAGATTGGTATAGCAGTAAGTTGATTACTGTATTAACCATAACTGCGGTGCTAGGCATATTTTCTTTTATCTGGCGTGAACTCAAATATGCTTACCCGATTGTAAACCTACGGGTGCTAAAAAATGGTAACCTGCGCATCGGGGTATTGCTTTCATTTATTATGGGCTTTGGTTTATTTGGTTCCACCTTCGTAATACCATTATATACACAGTCTTTACTGGGGTGGACGGCGCAGCAATCGGGTATGTTACAACTGCCTAGTACATTGTTTGTGGCAGTTATGATGCCGGTTGTGGCGCAGCTAATTCAACGCGGTGTACCGCAAAAGTATTTAATTGCCATTGGTATGACGGTGTTTTTCTTTTATAGTTATTGGTCATACACAATTATTACGCCTGATACTAGTAGCAGTAACTTTTTCTGGCCCCTTATTGTGCGTGGATTCGGGTTAGGGCTGCTATCCGTACCGGTAAGTACCATGTCATTATCTACACTAAAAGGTCAGGAGATTGGACAGGGAGCTGCTTTTTCGGGTATGATGCGGCAATTAGGCGGTTCGTTCGGCGTGGCTATTATTTCTACGTTTGTATCGCGTCAAACCCAAGTGCATCGCAGCAATTTGGCCTTGCATCTAGATTATAATAGTTTGAATGTGCAACAGCGTGTAGCACAAATGGCAGCAAGTATTCAGGCTCGTGGCGCTGATATGAACAGAGCCCGGCAAACTGCTTATGCTATGCTGGATGGTGCGCTTACTAAACAAGCCACGCTGCTATCGTACATGGATGTATTTTTATGGGTAGGAGTTATGTTTTTGTTGTGTGTGCCTGTGGTGTTACTGTTTATTAAAACTTCAAAAGCCAAAGTAAACATGGCTGATGCCGCTCATTAA
- a CDS encoding MarR family winged helix-turn-helix transcriptional regulator, giving the protein MTVATKAELCVELGKAMNEMRHRLRQHVQVKMREHNINLTFEMMEVLSCLWKKNGINQQEIAYMSLKDKSSMTYLIDNLVKRNLVTRVEDESDRRNKLIYLTEDAQNLKDTLFPWVTEMYTHAASNLQEEDIINCTQVINAMVEKLK; this is encoded by the coding sequence ATGACAGTTGCAACAAAAGCCGAGCTGTGTGTTGAACTTGGTAAGGCTATGAATGAAATGCGGCATCGGTTACGCCAGCATGTTCAGGTAAAGATGAGAGAACATAATATCAATCTGACCTTCGAGATGATGGAAGTATTGTCGTGTTTGTGGAAAAAAAACGGAATCAATCAGCAGGAGATTGCATATATGTCGTTGAAAGATAAATCAAGCATGACCTATTTGATTGATAACCTGGTGAAACGTAATCTGGTTACCCGTGTAGAAGATGAGAGCGACCGGCGCAATAAGCTAATTTACCTGACTGAAGATGCGCAAAATCTTAAAGATACTTTATTTCCTTGGGTTACAGAAATGTACACTCATGCTGCCAGTAACTTGCAGGAAGAAGATATTATTAATTGTACCCAAGTCATTAACGCTATGGTTGAAAAGTTAAAGTAA
- a CDS encoding cytidine deaminase, which produces MTNHEIKIAFQEYYSLEELSTADKSLCLEAVNALNNSHSPYSRFKVGAALRLQSGKIIYGSNQENAAYPSGLCAERVALFHWSANYPDDLVESIAITAHTNEFEISKPITPCGSCLQVMAEFEKKQGRPIQIILYCQNGAIWVAQGIESFLPFMFFEERLALPV; this is translated from the coding sequence ATGACAAATCATGAAATTAAAATAGCTTTTCAGGAGTATTACTCGCTTGAAGAGCTTAGTACTGCTGATAAAAGCCTCTGCCTGGAGGCTGTTAATGCGTTAAACAATTCTCATTCTCCATATTCCAGATTTAAAGTGGGTGCAGCCTTACGCCTACAAAGCGGTAAAATTATTTATGGTAGTAACCAAGAGAATGCAGCATATCCTTCAGGTTTATGTGCTGAGCGCGTGGCATTATTCCACTGGAGTGCAAATTACCCAGATGATTTAGTAGAAAGCATAGCCATTACGGCTCATACCAATGAATTTGAAATTTCGAAGCCAATAACCCCCTGCGGCTCCTGCCTGCAAGTAATGGCTGAGTTTGAAAAGAAACAAGGCCGGCCTATTCAAATTATACTGTATTGCCAGAACGGCGCTATCTGGGTTGCTCAGGGTATTGAAAGCTTTTTGCCCTTTATGTTTTTTGAAGAAAGGTTAGCTTTGCCGGTATGA
- a CDS encoding GDSL-type esterase/lipase family protein, whose amino-acid sequence MKNRWYMWLWSLLLTLPALGQEKFPFENEIKTFQHQDSLSFPKPDGILFIGSSSIRRWEDLEQRFSRYPVIKRGVGGSELSQWVKYFTPYVLFPYHPSKIFIYAGENDIAAGKSAQTVTQDFITLWTMIHEQLPKAEIYFMSIKQSPSRAGTYNVVKQADKQIADFIAGKPHMHYIDVNTILFNTQTHEPDSTLFQLDLLHLKSTGYDRWEKVLKPYVK is encoded by the coding sequence ATGAAAAACAGATGGTACATGTGGCTGTGGTCATTGTTGCTGACCTTACCTGCACTTGGTCAGGAGAAATTTCCTTTTGAAAATGAAATCAAGACCTTTCAACATCAGGATAGTTTAAGCTTTCCGAAGCCTGATGGCATATTGTTCATTGGTAGCTCATCTATACGCCGCTGGGAAGATCTGGAACAGCGCTTTAGCCGATATCCGGTTATCAAGCGCGGGGTAGGTGGTTCTGAACTATCGCAGTGGGTAAAATACTTTACACCATACGTGTTGTTCCCTTATCATCCGTCAAAGATTTTTATTTATGCCGGAGAGAATGATATAGCTGCTGGTAAATCGGCACAAACGGTAACACAGGATTTTATAACCTTATGGACGATGATACACGAGCAGTTACCCAAAGCTGAAATTTATTTTATGTCGATCAAGCAAAGTCCTAGCCGGGCAGGTACTTATAATGTAGTAAAACAAGCCGATAAGCAAATTGCTGATTTCATTGCTGGTAAACCCCATATGCACTATATTGATGTAAACACAATATTGTTTAACACACAAACTCATGAACCCGATTCAACTTTGTTTCAATTGGATTTGTTACACCTGAAAAGTACTGGGTATGACCGATGGGAAAAGGTGTTAAAACCTTATGTAAAATAA
- a CDS encoding nuclear transport factor 2 family protein, which translates to MKTLKSFLLGLTLMVVGIIAKADEPEAAKLSKNYAIATYINAMAQGKTEGLDNVLDQSAKFSMLRGKKVLSFSKTDMLNFMNSNANIAQNCTVNTSVVEKESNNDVSVIKVDMQYTDFVRSNYVTVTNTGNGWKITNVYTVFK; encoded by the coding sequence ATGAAAACTTTAAAATCATTTTTACTAGGCTTAACTTTAATGGTAGTTGGCATTATAGCAAAAGCTGATGAACCAGAAGCTGCCAAGTTATCAAAAAACTATGCTATTGCTACTTACATTAACGCCATGGCTCAAGGTAAAACCGAAGGACTAGACAATGTGCTTGACCAAAGCGCCAAATTCAGTATGCTGCGCGGCAAGAAAGTACTTAGCTTTAGTAAAACAGATATGCTGAACTTTATGAACAGCAACGCCAACATAGCACAAAACTGTACTGTAAACACCTCTGTAGTTGAAAAAGAAAGCAACAACGATGTAAGTGTAATTAAAGTAGATATGCAGTATACAGACTTTGTACGCAGCAACTACGTAACAGTTACTAACACCGGTAATGGCTGGAAAATTACTAACGTTTACACAGTATTCAAATAA